ATGCCCCCGAGGCATCAAAGCCAGGGCTTAGAGGAGGGTGTCCAGGTGGACCCAGGGGCGAGCAAGGGAAGGCTGGAGACGAGATGGACTGACTCCTGGTGGCTGCCGTGGGCACTGGCACCAAGCAGGAAGGCCAGCATGGTGGCTTTCATGCTGGTCTTCATGGGTGATTTCAAGGACTCAGGCCAGGAGGGTAGAAGAAGGAGCTGGATCCTGAATCCTGAAtatattggaaagcagagtcCTTGGTGGGAAAAAGGGGGACTGAGGAAGAACCCAGGGCTCTTGTCTGGAGCAGCTGGGAGTTTGGAGGCAGGCGGGGAGCTGgctgagatgggagggaggaCCAAGAACTGGTTGTGGGTGAGTCTGGGTCTCCGCAACCATGGCTGGGCCGGGATGGAGGCGTGGAGGTTGGGGGGCAGCTACTGCGCCAGCACCACCATCAGCCCTGCCATCCTCTCTGTTGCAGGAGCTGCTCAATCCTGAGCCAGTCTGGGGTCAAGCGGGGTCTGCTGCCCCCACCTCCTGGATGACTGCGTCCGGCCGCACAAACCCCTACAGCATCGTGTCTTCAGAGGAGGACGGGCTGCACTTGGTCACCATGTCGGGCGCCAACGGCTTCGGCAATGGCAAGGTGCACACGCGGCGCAGGTGCCGGAATCGCTTCGTCAAGAAGAACGGCCAGTGCAACATCGAGTTCGCCAACATGGATGAGAAGTCGCAGCGCTACCTGGCGGACATGTTCACCACGTGCGTGGACATCCGCTGGCGCTACATGCTGCTCATCTTCTCGCTGGCCTTCCTTGCCTCCTGGTTGCTGTTCGGGGTCATCTTCTGGGTCATTGCTGTGGCCCATGGGGACCTGGAGCCTGCTGAGGCCCATGGCCGCACGCCGTGCGTGCTGCAGGTCCATGGCTTCATGGCGGCTTTCCTCTTCTCCATTGAGACGCAGACCACCATTGGCTACGGGCTGCGCTGCGTGACTGAGGAGTGCCCGGTGGCGGTGTTCATGGTGGTGGCGCAGTCCATCGTGGGCTGCATCATCGACTCCTTCATGATTGGCGCCATCATGGCCAAGATGGCGCGGCCCAAGAAGCGTGCACAGACGCTGCTATTCAGCCACAATGCGGTGGTGGCGCTGCGTGATGGCAAGCTCTGCCTCATGTGGCGCGTGGGCAACCTACGCAAGAGCCATATTGTGGAGGCCCACGTGCGGGCCCAGCTCATCAAGCCCCGGGTCACGGAGGAGGGCGAGTACATCCCGCTGGACCAGATCGACATTGATGTAGGCTTTGACAAGGGCCTGGACCGCATCTTCCTGGTGTCTCCCATCACCATCCTGCACGAGATCGACGAGGCCAGCCCTCTGTTTGGCATCAGCCGACAGGACCTGGAAACGGATGACTTCGAGATCGTTGTCATCCTGGAGGGCATGGTGGAGGCCACGGCCATGACCACGCAGGCCCGCAGCTCCTACCTGGCCAACGAGATCCTGTGGGGCCACCGCTTTGAGCCTGTCCTCTTTGAGGAGAAAAACCAGTACAAGATCGACTACTCGCATTTCCACAAGACGTACGAGGTGCCATCCACACCCCGCTGCAGTGCCAAGGACCTAGTGGAGAACAAGTTCTTGCTGCCAAGCACCAACTCCTTCTGCTACGAGAATGAGCTGGCCTTCCTGAGCCGCGACGAGGAGGACGAGGTGGACGGAGAGCAAGACAGCCTCGGCCCCCAGGCCAGGCGCGACTTTGACAGGCCGCAGGCCGGCACAGCCCTTGAGCAGCGGCCTTACAGACGGGAGTCTGAGATCTGAGCTGCCGTCGGTCGGCCGAGGTGCAGCATCTGCCCCGCCAAGGAGAGGCCTGAGCCCCTCGAGGGCTCTGGGCCTGAGCAGGATGAGCTTGGGCCCTGGTTGCAGACTCAGTAGCGTTTTAGatgttttatgtttctttacAACGCCTGGGAATGTTGGCGGGAGAGTGGGTGGCTTGTGCTGCCTCCGGAGCTGGGGAAGgcccaggggtggggaggtggccTCCGGGCACTGGGCTGCAGGAGCCAGGGCCTTCTGCCTGAGGAGGGAGCTGCAGCCTGTCCAGAGACGGCTGACCAGCCACCTGACCTCTGAGGGCGAAGGCCAGCAGGCAGTAGGGTGCCTCACTGGTTTTTACCTTGGGGAGAAACACCAGTTTCGGCTTTCTCAATCTTAGTTTGAGTAAGactgtttacaaaaaaaaaaagaaaattaacatgtgattgatttttataatttgttgGGGGGAGAAAGGACAGTTAGAATCCTGTTAGTCTGCTAGGATGCAAGTAGCTGAGTGGAGTTTCCAGCAAGTTCCCGATGCTGGGCAGGCCTCTCTTCCGTGAAGACGGCGCATGTGCCTGATGGTGCCGCCTGCAGGGTAGGCGTGGGGCTCACCCCCATTCTTTGTGCTCACAAAGTGAATTGGATTTCATTTGTGATGGCAATACCGAGACCATGTTAATGATCCTAATGGAAGCTTTCCAGTGTTACTGGGCTGGGGGTAAGGGCCAGGAAGAGTCTGGGAAAAGCTTTCAGGTTTGACTCTGTACCTCCTGCGAGGCATATCTCAGGGCCGGGATGGGACCTGCCGCCTACCGCCCCCAACCCTGACCTGCCGGGTTCTCCTGtttgcttctctctccttttctgcccagaggcctctaccccttccccagAACTGTGGGGGTGGATGGCTCCATGGGAAGGAGAGCTGGGCTCCCCAACTCCAAGGAAGTGTTTCAGCCCCATCCCTACGGGGCCCCAGCATGAGTCGTGCCTTAGAGACCCTGGGAGTTTGGCTCCAGTTGTCACTGTTTTTATTGGACCCACATGTCCTCTCCGCAGCCCCCAACTCCACCATATTCCTCTGTCTGCAGAGGTTGGGCTGACCTGGCACCCCACCCTCCCAAGGCGAGCAGTGCAGGTGTGCCCGGGCGGGGCCCAGCTGGGCTATGCCCTGATGCTGAACACACAAGAGTGTCCTAGGAAAGGTGAGCTTGTCAGCACACACCTCTGGGTCGGGTAGAGGCTTGGGTTCCTTGTTTGTCACTGGCTTTTGGCTCTGCCAGCCCAAGAGCTGCCCAGCACAGGCTTGTTCTTGATGGAGAAAGCAGCTGGCAGGGGCCAGGCCTCAGGATGGAGCCTGGGCCTTTCCCGGGACTGCTGAGAGCACTGTGCTCACATATGACTGGGCTGTTCAGTCATTAGAGAGCTGGCATCTCCCCAGCCCACCTGCCCAGGTGCTGTGGGACAACTCACGACCAGGAGGTGCTAGgactccagcccctcccctcctccaaccCCAAGGCAGCTGGAGGCTTGCCCCAAGGTCAGGGGCCATGCGGGTCCCGGCACCGACTGTCCATTCCCAGCCAGacagccctgccctggcctcACCGCACCCTAACTTTCAGTCAGGAACAGTCAAAAGGGTCAATCCCAAGCAGGTGGAGGCTGCTCGTCCGCTCAAGATCTACTGGATGGGCCTCTCTCCTTCCCAGCCCTGAGCCCCGGGCTTCTTCAGCCTTAGtcaggggggtggggtgtggagtCCCCGTGGGAGCCATGAGGGTAGCAGATGGccctggttgcttggggctggcaCACAGGCCTGCCGGGCCAGCCCTCCACTCACCGCACCCAGGCCCCAGCTGTCTCGAGTGGCCTGGGGCACCTCCTCTCAGGCCTGCCCACCTCCCAGGCTCACACTGGATGGCTCAGGCCACAGACTCTGCAGGAGGGCCACTCCGAGCTGCCTTTCATCCCTCACCAAAGGCAGATGCTGTGTTTTCAAACTCCACTATCTGCTTTTTGCCtcctctgtttatttatttatttatttattgcttgtgCTAAAGACCAAAATAGTCTCCCTCTTTAGTGCCCTTGAAGCAGGAGGGCAGATGGAGCAGCTGTGTGTGCAGAGGCAGGATCAGGTGGTCCCTAGggcgtgtgtgcctgtgtgtggggTATGGAGTTGTGAACTCACTGAGTGTTCAGTGTgccatgtgctgtgtgtgtgcggAGCACGTGTGTTGTGTGGGAGTCTGTGGGCACACAGGTGTAGGTCATATGTGGCCTGTGTGCTGTACAGGTGGGGGTACAAACTtgctctgcccccagcccctggcagtggTATTTCCAGGAAGCTTCCTGGCAGCCTGGGCCTGGTGGTGCGGGGGCTGGAGCTGCCCGAGGCGCCCTCTGCCCGGAGAAAGCAAGCTGCTTATGTGGGGAGGGACCTGGAGCCAAGTGTGTGAGAGCCGAGGCGTGAATTCCCATATTGAGTCATCTCGTCCATGTGCCAGTGAAGTGTGTCCAGTGACGGCTTTTCCTGGAAGTGCTTGAGTCTGTGCATAGGAGTGTCCTGCAGATGTGTGCCCATGACCATCTCCACATGTGTGTGAACCCTGGCAGGTGGCGTCTGTGTATGATACTCCGTGTGGCTCATGGgtctgtttgtgtgtttgttggtTACTATGTTTCCAGGCTGCGGGGCTGGGCATACAGCACTGACAGACCCCAGCTGTGGTCCCACCAGCCCTCTGCCCCGACTCTGTCCACATGGGCAGGTAAGGGGCACGGGTGACAGGGTGAGGCTTCTGTGCATGTTGGCACAAGGTGACAGCCACACGGGTATGTGAGTCTGCCACCTCCAAAGGTGAGCATCTGCACATGACTGCATGTTAGGAGGCCTGTGTGCATCTGTCCACAAACACACGTACATGCATGCGCCAGGCTCCGGCCGCAGAGCTGCGCCTGTCCGCCGAGGGTGGCGTGTGTGTCTGTGGGCCGCTCGTGTCCGCTCAGGCCCAGGTGTGTTTCTCAGAACATGGCACCCCTGCCTGCCATACCTGCTGGTGCTGTGCCGCTCAGTCCCTGCCCCCAGAGGGTCCCAGTGGGGGCTGGGGACCTTGTGGGAAGGAGGCCCCTGCAAAGGTCAAATCgatgtcaaatatattttaaatggtgaAACGAGGAggattttcatgttattttcaaCACAGAGCGTCTGGAGGTGTAGGCCACGAGACTAGACCACACTACACTCATCTCAGCCTCCTGGAGCGGTGCCGTGTGCAGACGTGTGTTGAGAGGCCCTGCCTGGTGTGGTGCGCACGGCCCCTCGTGTtgcccccgacccccacccaACACCCCGTGACCTGCAGGGGGCTCCCCAGAGGCTGATGAAGGAGGACAGAGAGGACAGAAGCAGCCTCCTTGCAGACCCCTGCGTGTTCCTCAGGCTGTGACCTGGCCCAAGTGTGCCCGACAGCCGCCACAGCTGGGCCCCGGGCCCCTGCAGGGTCCTCCCCAGGCCTGtgcctccctttccctttctcctgcaAGGGTTTGGCGAGGGCAGGGCTGATGTGTGCTGAGCCCCCAGAATGAGGCAGGCCTGGCTCCCACTGGTGTGGGGGAGCTGAGAGGGGTTGAAGTGGGGGCAGCAGGGCCACAGAGGGCAGGCTCGTGCGGCTGCAGTGTGGACACGTTGGCCTGTTCTGGGCTAAGAATATCATCACCTCAAGGGTCTCTGTTGGAAGAAGCCCCCAAGGAAAGGATCCTTCCTTTTGCCCAAACTTTCCCTGAGTGGAGACCCCTCTGTGTCAGTGAAGATCCACGCCATGATTCCGGGCCACTGGAGAGGGAGCCGGGTGGGGACGGGGCTGTGGTCCCGTGAAGGCTTCTTGGCCCGTGTCCCCGTGGGTTGGACCCAGAGGCGATTGGCTTGATGAGGGCGGTGGGTGCTCTCCTCCTCTGGCCCTGGAGCTTTCCCTGGGGTCCCAATGCCAGAAGCTAAGCCAGTCGTGGCCTTCCCTGCCAACCGCCCCCGACTCCCACACCCGAGAGCTCTCACCAAAGCACCGCCAGGCCAGGCCTCCGGGCAGGAGGACCCGGCTCCAGCTGGAGCTCAGGAGTCCCTCAGGCCAGTCCCGACCCAGTCAAACCCCAGGCCACATGCTTGCTTACCAGTCAAGAGTggcttcctttccctctctggcctcagtctccccatcggTGCAGAAGGGCGTTCCTAACAACAGCCAGCCTGCAGATTTGttggagagtgaaagagagagccTGTTAATTCAGCAAGAGCCTTGAAACTGTGCCCTTGGGTTGGAACACAAGCCCTCAGGCCCCCATCCATACGTGGCTGTGCCCACTAGCTGCCTCTATTCTTTCCCGCCTcccagaggatgaaatgagtcCACCTTGGAATCTTGCCTGAAACAGgtaaaaatggggggggggggaggggcatGGAGAATCTGAGATCAGGGGACAGGCGTACTGTCCTGGAGGAGGTTAGTTCTGGGTTATTGAGGGTGTTGCCCAAGGGCAGTGGGAGGGTAGTTATCTGATCTGGGGTCAGAGCTGTGGCTCAAGCCCCAGTGCCCCGTGTGGCCTTCATGTCTGGTCATTGGACACAGAGGCCACTGCCCTCCTAGTCAGGACCGACAGCCTGGCCAGAGGGTCTCCCCAAGTCCACCTTCTGTTGAGGGGGCCTGCAACTCGGAAGGAAGTTGGAAATGGGTTTCCCTTCAGTGCCAAGGAGTCAAGGTCACAGCAGTGTCCTCAAAGGACACCCCCTCGCCCTCCCACAGGCCAGTCTCCACCAGGACCAGAGTGGTCTCCAAACCAGAGTCTGGGCTTTCACGCACTGCCTGTGAGCCCTCCCCCGCTTCCTTCTGCACTGGATCCTGTCTGTCCAACCTGCCTTCATCCTGCCCTCCTCATCCCCCTCCTCTGCTCCAGGCACCCTGTCCCCCTTTAGTCCCTTGAGAGCACGTTTTTGTCCCCACTCCAGGGCCTGCGCAAGGGCTGTTCCGTTTGCCTGGACCGCCCTTCCCCTCGCCCCCTCACCCTTCCCCTAGACTCACCTCCCCGTCCTTCCTGGCCCCCTGCAGAGGCTCCCCGTGGGCAGGGGTGGTGTGTCTCGACCCACTGCTGAGGGCCTAGTGCCCCGAGCAGGGTAAGATGTGCTCCCTGTGTGTTCATCTGGTGAGATGGATGGGCGGAGGGCGGGTCCTGTGGGCTTCCCACCCAGAGAGGGGCCTTCAAGTCTCACCAGCCTGCTGCCCCCACTCCCAACTTCCCCCTAACCCTGTGTGGGCAGAGGCCAGCCACCAGCCATGCTGGGAAGAGACCGGTTCAGTCTGAGGGTAGGGAGGGTGGAGAGCTTGGCACTCCAGGAAGTCTGAACCAACTGAGGGCCCTGGGCCCCTTCTTGTCAGTGCTGCTGAGACAGCACAGGAGGAGTCGTCCTTACCCAAGGCTGGGCTGGGGTCTCAAAGGCCTTCTGCCTCCTAAATGTTTATGATCAGCcatctttgggcctcagtttccctgcgtGAGAAACGGGAGCCCCATCTATTCCTCCAGTAGCATTTATGAATTGCCACCGTTATGAATTGCCAGGcactggaggagaaggcaatggcaacccactccagtacttttgcctggaaaatcccatggacggaggagcctggtaggctgcagtccatggggtcgcacagagtcagacacgactgaagcgacttagcagcagcagcagcagccaggcatTGGAGCCCTGGGAGGAAGCAGGATAGGCCCAGCTCCTGACATCCCTCTAGGGGTTCAGGGGACAGACAATGGTGTGAGCCTGCAATAGATCCATGTGCCGTGACTCAGTGGTGGGAGGCGGGGTGGCCTGGGGGGTTGGTGAAGGAAGCAGTAGAAGCAGGAGAGGAACTGAAGGGCAGACTTGGGAGCAGCTGAGGGCCAGCCACCTGACCCTGGGTTCAGGCGTGTGAACTGTGACCCCTCTCCATGGGGAGGCACAGCCTCTCAGCACCTTTGGGCCCAGGTGGCTCCTGTTAACCTGGATGATTCTCCAAAGAAGGGGCAGTTGAGATCCACTGGGCA
The DNA window shown above is from Bos javanicus breed banteng chromosome 19, ARS-OSU_banteng_1.0, whole genome shotgun sequence and carries:
- the KCNJ12 gene encoding ATP-sensitive inward rectifier potassium channel 12, whose amino-acid sequence is MTASGRTNPYSIVSSEEDGLHLVTMSGANGFGNGKVHTRRRCRNRFVKKNGQCNIEFANMDEKSQRYLADMFTTCVDIRWRYMLLIFSLAFLASWLLFGVIFWVIAVAHGDLEPAEAHGRTPCVLQVHGFMAAFLFSIETQTTIGYGLRCVTEECPVAVFMVVAQSIVGCIIDSFMIGAIMAKMARPKKRAQTLLFSHNAVVALRDGKLCLMWRVGNLRKSHIVEAHVRAQLIKPRVTEEGEYIPLDQIDIDVGFDKGLDRIFLVSPITILHEIDEASPLFGISRQDLETDDFEIVVILEGMVEATAMTTQARSSYLANEILWGHRFEPVLFEEKNQYKIDYSHFHKTYEVPSTPRCSAKDLVENKFLLPSTNSFCYENELAFLSRDEEDEVDGEQDSLGPQARRDFDRPQAGTALEQRPYRRESEI